One Echinicola strongylocentroti DNA window includes the following coding sequences:
- the atpB gene encoding F0F1 ATP synthase subunit A translates to MLRKILCLSALMSVFLLTLSTTTFASSDSEGEGENKTGFIMHHIKDSHEWHFATFGHTHVTLPLPVIIYSGDRGLEFYMSTDFQDHETHAFGVEHNGYYINEHDKLHAVDESRSFMDLSITKNVAMLLIVLAVIFWSVLSAARNYKKNPHGAPKGIASVIEPLVLFVRDDVAKPNIGPKYKKFTPYLLTIFFFILVGNLMGLVPGAANLTGNIAVTMTLAVFTWFATNLNGNKEYWKHVVATPGVPLPLLIVIVPVEIIGLFTKPFALMVRLFVAITAGHIVILSFIGLIFVFESYAVGVASTVMVVFINLIELLVAAIQAYVFTLFSAMYIGQAVAEHDHH, encoded by the coding sequence ATGCTTCGTAAGATTCTGTGCCTAAGCGCCTTGATGTCAGTATTTTTACTGACACTCTCGACTACAACTTTTGCTTCATCCGATTCTGAGGGGGAAGGCGAAAACAAGACGGGTTTCATCATGCACCATATAAAGGATTCGCATGAATGGCATTTTGCCACTTTTGGGCATACCCATGTGACATTGCCTTTGCCGGTGATCATTTATTCTGGTGATCGTGGACTGGAATTTTACATGTCTACTGATTTTCAGGATCATGAGACCCATGCATTTGGTGTGGAGCATAATGGCTACTATATCAATGAACATGATAAACTACATGCTGTAGACGAAAGCAGGTCATTTATGGACCTGTCCATTACCAAAAACGTAGCGATGCTACTGATTGTTCTGGCTGTGATCTTTTGGTCGGTGCTTTCCGCAGCAAGAAATTACAAAAAAAATCCCCATGGAGCTCCCAAAGGCATTGCTTCGGTGATAGAGCCATTGGTGCTTTTTGTAAGGGATGACGTGGCCAAGCCTAATATTGGTCCTAAATACAAGAAATTTACACCGTATTTATTAACCATATTTTTCTTTATTTTGGTAGGTAACCTTATGGGACTAGTCCCTGGAGCTGCCAATCTTACTGGTAATATTGCAGTAACGATGACTTTGGCGGTGTTTACTTGGTTTGCTACCAATCTCAATGGCAACAAAGAATACTGGAAGCACGTAGTCGCCACACCGGGGGTTCCGTTACCATTGCTTATTGTTATTGTACCAGTAGAAATTATCGGTTTGTTTACCAAGCCGTTTGCCTTAATGGTGCGACTATTTGTCGCAATTACGGCTGGACACATCGTTATCCTCAGCTTTATCGGTTTGATCTTCGTGTTTGAATCTTACGCTGTAGGAGTGGCCAGTACGGTAATGGTTGTCTTTATCAACTTGATAGAATTGTTGGTAGCGGCCATTCAGGCTTATGTCTTTACGTTGTTCTCTGCGATGTACATTGGACAGGCAGTAGCAGAACACGATCATCACTAG
- a CDS encoding AtpZ/AtpI family protein, with amino-acid sequence MKNQNQKKEKRPSQGEYPEYVKYIGLAFQMCAIIGLGTWIGWKIQENSPMNFPVWLLLCCFISIAVAFYSLFISLKK; translated from the coding sequence ATGAAAAATCAAAACCAGAAAAAGGAAAAGAGGCCATCTCAGGGTGAATATCCCGAATACGTGAAATATATCGGGCTGGCTTTCCAGATGTGTGCGATTATTGGATTGGGGACGTGGATAGGCTGGAAAATTCAGGAGAATAGTCCGATGAACTTTCCTGTATGGTTACTTTTGTGTTGCTTTATTTCTATTGCGGTAGCTTTTTATAGTCTCTTTATTTCTTTGAAAAAGTAA
- a CDS encoding bactofilin family protein has protein sequence MFNKGEEKKSVAEMVNSSNVIAKETSIKGDIITQGNIRIEGVVNGTLSSKTKIVIGESARLVGNIDTKEAEIAGNVEGEVKCSDILFLKKTAVINGNIHTKKLVIENGAVFNGECKMTENAAGQVKGETNTVSLKNEKSKPEKGKEAISG, from the coding sequence ATGTTTAACAAAGGAGAAGAAAAAAAATCAGTCGCGGAGATGGTGAACTCCAGTAATGTAATAGCAAAAGAAACGTCCATAAAGGGCGATATCATCACTCAAGGTAATATCCGTATTGAGGGTGTAGTAAATGGGACTTTAAGCTCCAAAACCAAAATTGTAATCGGAGAATCTGCCCGCTTGGTAGGCAATATAGATACCAAAGAAGCAGAGATAGCCGGTAACGTGGAGGGGGAAGTAAAGTGCTCCGATATATTGTTCCTGAAAAAAACGGCCGTCATTAATGGCAATATCCATACAAAAAAGCTGGTGATAGAAAATGGCGCAGTGTTTAATGGTGAATGCAAAATGACCGAAAATGCTGCCGGACAAGTAAAAGGTGAAACCAATACTGTTTCCTTAAAAAATGAAAAATCAAAACCAGAAAAAGGAAAAGAGGCCATCTCAGGGTGA
- a CDS encoding M23 family metallopeptidase yields the protein MGIQQKVKNWIENKYLFVIRREEDFSVITSLSINKVRVGLIVVFTLLVFFLISLILSRTLLASWFDPAYLESENMKKIYSLSQTVDSLLVEVEAKDRYLDNIQRIISGDYDVDSLRDGEDTLPNRDLPVQTPTSEELYKKGDATQEIIDEFEAMPPDEGSFQQLNTSSFTETFFFSPIKGVVSAGIDLSNDHFGVDLVSEENEPVKSVAEGTVVMASWTLETGYVIAIQHSNELISIYKHNSVLLKSVGDSVSGGEVISVIGNTGEQTTGQHLHFELWYKGNPLNPQEFITFD from the coding sequence TTGGGTATACAACAAAAGGTAAAAAACTGGATCGAAAATAAATATCTCTTCGTTATTCGTAGAGAGGAGGACTTTTCGGTCATCACTTCTTTAAGTATTAATAAAGTAAGGGTAGGGCTTATAGTGGTGTTTACCTTATTGGTTTTTTTTCTGATATCCCTAATTCTTTCAAGGACTTTACTGGCCAGTTGGTTTGACCCAGCTTATCTGGAGTCTGAGAATATGAAGAAAATATATTCCCTGTCCCAGACAGTGGATAGTCTCTTGGTAGAAGTGGAGGCCAAGGACCGGTACCTGGATAATATTCAACGAATTATTTCAGGGGACTATGATGTCGATTCATTAAGAGATGGTGAAGATACCTTGCCTAACCGAGACCTTCCTGTACAAACGCCGACCAGTGAGGAACTTTATAAGAAGGGGGATGCCACTCAGGAGATTATAGATGAGTTTGAAGCGATGCCACCTGATGAGGGAAGTTTTCAGCAGCTTAATACCAGCTCTTTTACTGAAACATTTTTCTTCTCTCCCATTAAAGGGGTCGTTTCTGCAGGAATTGACTTGTCCAATGACCACTTTGGAGTGGACTTGGTGTCAGAAGAAAATGAACCAGTGAAGTCTGTGGCCGAAGGTACCGTGGTAATGGCCAGCTGGACTTTAGAGACAGGCTATGTCATCGCCATACAGCATTCGAATGAATTGATTTCGATTTACAAGCATAATTCAGTATTATTGAAGTCTGTTGGGGATTCGGTAAGTGGAGGAGAGGTGATCTCGGTAATTGGAAACACAGGAGAACAGACCACTGGCCAACACCTTCATTTTGAATTATGGTATAAAGGAAATCCGCTCAACCCTCAGGAATTTATAACCTTCGATTAA
- the porW gene encoding type IX secretion system periplasmic lipoprotein PorW/SprE, whose amino-acid sequence MKLDVRKTSNFLLLLFLFSLGCSSEKNTFTNRLYHNVTAHFNAYFLAKEKIEEAETDFKAAYQEDYTQVLPVYPPIDSTTVEGNMDKLEEARELAGKAIDWHRISQWVDDSYFLIGLIDYYEANTDDAINTYKYLNVNSKDNEVRHRALIQLLRIFVEQRKFDDASYVIDFLSKETDISKDNKQKLYKTLAYYYEARKEKDGVITALERCIELTSDKDEKSRLNFMLAQLYQRAGFDALAYDFYKEAAEGNPPYELAFFSQLYAQQVAELEKSKDLKKVRDYYDNLYKDRKNTDLRDVVLYEKALFELKQNETEEAIDLLHKAAQELGKIEKQKGYIYQKLAEVFFDEKEDYRASKYYLDSALQHFKETDSNYEPLATKKEVLDRYTVNFEILQENDSLLRLSQMPLEQQEKIAEDFIKAEEERLLAEAAAKTDKQNSGIFNNLLAFGNDGAASTFYFDNPTAVQQGAIDFYRNWGNRALADNWRRKANSFQGNTVSSLPTEKDTATTQKISQKDSIQGILPDKETLLANIPTEPDQITALNVQMEEARLELGKVLFFDLDRPDLAREYLIDLLQFHPDSEKKSEAYYTLYLIEKETGGSTAHYVSRLNKEFPDSPFTKSVNNPVSETSSTAANKTAESNYKKAYEAYKNGDYASARNLARSTLNSYPLTDVTDKLTLLDIMITGKTSSNQLYQESLENYIATTENPALTKMARNMLEALTGEKDEEALSATAPASVSDSLNVNDTTVTAAAMDSLTKVEQVYQVKKEQTHIFILVIDPQEITQTKNLSAELENFHDKNFQDARLRTGNLSFTRNQSILLVSPFSNAEKAMTYRNKFLADFKYQGLPEELKKRSFVISIQNFQQLNKRKDIAEYEAFFKTSY is encoded by the coding sequence ATGAAGCTTGACGTGAGAAAGACTTCCAATTTTCTATTGCTACTTTTCCTTTTTTCTTTGGGGTGTTCTTCCGAAAAGAACACTTTTACCAATCGCTTGTACCATAATGTCACTGCTCACTTCAACGCCTATTTTTTGGCAAAGGAGAAGATCGAGGAAGCTGAGACCGACTTTAAGGCTGCCTATCAAGAGGATTATACACAAGTGCTTCCTGTCTATCCTCCTATTGACAGCACTACGGTGGAAGGCAATATGGACAAACTGGAAGAAGCCCGTGAACTGGCTGGCAAAGCCATTGATTGGCACCGCATCAGCCAATGGGTGGATGACAGCTACTTCCTGATCGGCCTTATCGATTACTACGAGGCCAATACGGATGATGCCATCAACACCTACAAATACCTTAATGTAAACAGTAAAGACAATGAGGTACGTCACCGAGCATTGATTCAATTGCTCAGGATTTTTGTAGAACAACGCAAGTTTGACGACGCTTCTTATGTAATTGATTTTCTGTCCAAGGAAACCGATATCAGCAAAGACAACAAACAGAAACTTTATAAAACACTGGCTTACTATTACGAAGCCAGGAAGGAAAAAGACGGGGTGATCACCGCACTGGAAAGGTGCATAGAACTGACCTCGGACAAAGACGAAAAATCCCGTCTTAACTTTATGCTTGCCCAGCTCTACCAACGCGCCGGATTCGATGCGCTTGCCTATGATTTTTACAAAGAGGCGGCAGAAGGCAACCCACCTTATGAACTTGCTTTTTTCAGCCAGCTTTATGCACAGCAAGTGGCTGAACTCGAAAAGAGCAAGGACCTTAAAAAGGTGAGGGACTACTATGACAACCTTTATAAAGACCGTAAAAACACTGACCTCAGAGATGTTGTGCTTTACGAAAAAGCCCTCTTTGAGCTCAAGCAAAACGAAACAGAAGAGGCCATCGACTTACTCCACAAAGCAGCCCAAGAGCTTGGCAAAATCGAAAAGCAAAAAGGCTATATCTATCAAAAACTAGCTGAGGTGTTCTTTGATGAAAAAGAAGACTACAGGGCCTCAAAATACTACCTGGATAGTGCCCTACAGCACTTTAAGGAGACAGATAGCAACTATGAACCATTAGCAACAAAAAAAGAAGTCCTGGACAGGTATACTGTAAACTTTGAAATACTTCAGGAAAACGACAGCTTACTGAGGCTAAGCCAGATGCCCCTGGAGCAGCAAGAAAAAATAGCTGAAGATTTTATCAAGGCGGAGGAAGAACGACTCCTGGCAGAAGCCGCAGCCAAAACCGACAAACAGAACTCGGGAATATTCAACAACCTATTGGCATTTGGGAATGATGGAGCTGCATCGACCTTTTATTTTGACAATCCCACCGCAGTCCAACAAGGCGCGATCGACTTTTACAGGAATTGGGGCAACAGGGCACTTGCCGATAACTGGAGGCGAAAAGCAAATAGCTTTCAAGGCAATACCGTCTCTTCCCTTCCAACGGAAAAAGACACTGCCACTACCCAGAAAATCAGTCAAAAAGACAGTATACAAGGGATTCTACCCGATAAGGAAACCCTACTGGCCAATATCCCAACAGAACCAGACCAAATTACCGCCCTTAATGTTCAAATGGAAGAAGCCAGACTGGAATTGGGCAAAGTACTCTTCTTCGACCTTGACAGGCCTGACCTTGCCAGAGAATACTTGATTGACCTACTACAATTTCATCCTGATTCCGAAAAAAAATCAGAAGCCTACTATACTCTTTATCTTATAGAAAAAGAAACAGGTGGGAGCACCGCTCACTATGTCAGTCGGCTAAACAAAGAATTTCCTGATTCTCCCTTTACCAAATCTGTCAACAACCCAGTCAGCGAAACCTCCAGTACTGCAGCCAACAAAACCGCTGAAAGCAATTATAAAAAAGCCTATGAAGCCTATAAAAACGGTGACTATGCTTCGGCTCGTAACCTTGCCCGAAGCACATTAAACAGCTATCCACTCACTGATGTCACCGACAAGCTTACACTTCTGGACATCATGATCACGGGCAAAACATCCTCTAACCAACTGTACCAAGAAAGTCTTGAAAATTATATCGCCACAACAGAAAATCCAGCACTCACAAAAATGGCAAGAAATATGCTAGAAGCATTGACTGGAGAAAAGGATGAGGAGGCCTTATCAGCAACAGCACCTGCAAGCGTTAGTGATTCCTTAAATGTAAATGACACTACTGTAACAGCCGCTGCCATGGATAGCCTTACCAAAGTGGAGCAGGTATACCAGGTAAAAAAAGAGCAAACCCATATATTTATTTTGGTTATAGATCCACAGGAGATCACCCAGACCAAAAATTTAAGCGCTGAACTGGAAAACTTTCACGACAAGAACTTCCAAGACGCAAGGTTACGAACTGGCAACCTGTCATTTACCCGCAATCAATCTATTTTGCTGGTAAGCCCTTTTTCCAATGCAGAAAAGGCCATGACCTATAGAAACAAGTTCTTGGCAGATTTTAAGTACCAGGGATTACCTGAGGAATTAAAAAAGCGTAGTTTTGTAATTTCTATTCAAAACTTCCAGCAACTGAACAAAAGAAAAGACATTGCTGAATACGAGGCATTCTTCAAGACCTCCTATTGA
- a CDS encoding penicillin-binding protein 1A, whose translation MSNKKNTAKSRSWTGKIIRILWIALFAGLFGFAIFVWSVSVDFLGLYGDLPDFKALENPENELASELYSADGVLLGKYYRENRSPVTYNELSKNLINALIATEDIRFEDHSGIDPKGLARVLFKTILMGQSSAGGGSTLSQQTAKNLFKTRGEASQGTLSSVPGLRMLIIKTKEWIVATQLEKAYTKDEILTMYLNTSEFGSNAFGIKTAAKTFFNKDPKDLNIQESAVLVGLFKAPTYYSPVYNPDNSTRRRNTVLGQMRKYEFLTETQYDSISQLPIELDYNVESHNRGLATYFREIVKSDLIKWTKENLKADGKPYDLYGDGLRIYTTIDSRLQKYAEESVDEHMRELQAKFVSELRGREPWIDSNGRVIPNFMETMIKRTEAYRVLVNKYGADSDSVEIKLNEKKKMKVFSWEEGEIDTVMSSMDSLRYYKTFLQAGFVSMDPHTGHIKAWVGGLNHKYFKYDHVREGRRQPGSTFKPFVYAAAIENGYSPCYTVVDQPVEINIPGQPTWSPSNADGKFTYEKMTIRQAMAQSINSITAYMMKQISPEVVVETAHRLGITSDLDPVPALALGTSDVSILEMAGSMSTFANKGEHIKPYYIDRIEDKNGNVLHQFPARKSPAMSEEDAYLMLHMLQGGFEERGGTSQGVPMHLREGNELGGKTGTTQNASDGWYIGLSKDLVSGVWVGGDDRAIHFRSWISGQGARTARPIWVKYMTKVYEDPTLGISKGAFEKPERPLSVELDCEEYQIQTDEYTDFDYDQRNNDF comes from the coding sequence ATGAGTAATAAAAAAAACACCGCCAAATCCCGGTCATGGACTGGAAAGATCATCAGAATCCTTTGGATTGCATTATTTGCTGGCCTATTTGGCTTTGCCATTTTTGTATGGTCCGTAAGTGTAGACTTTTTGGGACTGTATGGGGATCTTCCTGACTTCAAAGCCTTAGAAAACCCAGAAAATGAACTTGCCTCAGAGCTCTATTCTGCCGATGGGGTACTATTGGGTAAATACTATAGGGAAAACAGGTCCCCTGTCACCTATAACGAACTCTCCAAGAACCTGATCAATGCCTTGATTGCCACAGAGGACATTCGGTTTGAGGACCACTCCGGTATTGACCCAAAGGGCCTGGCCAGGGTACTGTTCAAGACCATTCTGATGGGACAAAGCAGTGCCGGCGGAGGGAGTACACTTAGCCAACAAACAGCCAAAAACCTCTTCAAAACTCGAGGAGAAGCCTCACAAGGGACACTCAGTAGCGTCCCTGGGCTCAGGATGCTCATCATCAAAACCAAGGAATGGATCGTGGCCACACAACTCGAAAAGGCCTATACCAAAGACGAGATCCTTACCATGTATTTGAACACATCCGAATTTGGCAGTAATGCTTTTGGTATCAAGACCGCTGCAAAAACATTCTTCAACAAGGATCCCAAAGACCTTAACATACAGGAATCAGCTGTGCTGGTAGGTCTCTTTAAGGCACCAACCTATTACAGCCCTGTATATAACCCCGACAACTCTACCAGAAGAAGGAACACCGTGCTTGGCCAGATGAGGAAGTATGAGTTTCTCACAGAGACCCAATACGACTCTATCTCCCAACTCCCCATTGAGCTGGACTATAATGTAGAAAGCCACAACAGGGGACTGGCGACCTATTTCAGGGAGATCGTCAAATCTGACCTTATCAAATGGACCAAAGAAAATCTCAAAGCAGACGGAAAACCTTATGACCTTTATGGAGATGGCCTGAGGATATACACCACCATTGACAGCCGCTTGCAAAAATATGCTGAAGAGTCCGTTGATGAGCATATGCGTGAACTTCAGGCCAAGTTTGTCAGTGAGCTTCGTGGGAGGGAACCTTGGATTGATAGCAACGGACGGGTAATTCCCAACTTCATGGAAACCATGATCAAAAGGACAGAAGCCTATCGTGTGCTGGTCAATAAGTACGGAGCGGACTCGGATTCGGTAGAAATCAAGCTGAACGAGAAGAAAAAAATGAAAGTGTTCTCTTGGGAAGAAGGTGAAATCGACACCGTGATGAGCTCTATGGACTCCTTACGCTATTACAAAACATTTTTGCAAGCAGGGTTTGTCTCCATGGATCCACATACCGGACATATCAAAGCTTGGGTAGGCGGACTCAATCACAAATACTTCAAGTACGATCACGTTAGGGAAGGTCGCCGGCAACCGGGATCTACCTTTAAGCCATTCGTCTATGCAGCGGCCATCGAAAATGGCTATAGCCCATGTTATACCGTAGTGGACCAACCTGTAGAAATCAACATACCGGGTCAACCCACATGGAGCCCAAGCAATGCTGATGGAAAATTCACCTATGAAAAAATGACCATCCGCCAAGCAATGGCCCAGTCTATCAACTCCATCACTGCGTATATGATGAAACAGATCAGCCCAGAAGTGGTGGTAGAAACAGCCCATAGACTAGGGATCACCAGTGACTTGGATCCAGTACCTGCCCTTGCACTCGGTACCAGTGATGTTTCCATCTTGGAAATGGCCGGATCTATGAGCACCTTTGCCAATAAAGGTGAACATATCAAGCCATATTATATCGACCGTATCGAAGACAAAAACGGCAATGTTCTCCATCAGTTCCCCGCACGCAAAAGCCCAGCCATGAGTGAGGAGGATGCCTACTTAATGCTCCACATGCTACAAGGTGGATTCGAGGAACGAGGAGGCACTAGTCAGGGTGTTCCTATGCACCTGCGCGAAGGCAATGAACTGGGAGGTAAAACAGGCACCACCCAAAACGCCTCTGACGGCTGGTATATTGGGCTTAGCAAAGACTTGGTATCAGGAGTATGGGTAGGTGGTGATGACAGGGCCATCCACTTCAGAAGCTGGATCAGTGGCCAAGGTGCCAGAACTGCCCGCCCCATCTGGGTGAAATACATGACCAAAGTCTATGAAGACCCTACCTTAGGTATCTCCAAAGGTGCTTTTGAAAAGCCTGAAAGACCGCTAAGCGTGGAACTGGACTGTGAAGAGTATCAAATCCAAACGGACGAATATACCGACTTTGACTATGACCAAAGGAACAATGACTTCTAA
- the uvrC gene encoding excinuclease ABC subunit UvrC — protein sequence MQSPSYSPEEYNKLPDVPGVYKYYNQEEKLIYVGKAKSLKKRVASYFVKSTGLNLKTRRMVKEIRRIEFTIVNSEFDALLLENNLIKKNQPRYNILLKDDKTYPYLLLTKEHFPQLYPTRKLIPSRGTYYGPFASVKAMNNVLELIRSLFTIRTCKLDLNPYKIAEQKYKVCLEYHIGNCLGPCEGLQGEPDYMKDIDQAKNILKGNLGVPKAYFKSRMQEAAENLAFEKAQRFKDKLDLLEKYQAKSLVTNPHVTDLDVFAIVSADKFAFVNYLNIKNGAINITKTVELKKKLDETEQEMLLTAIFHLKDQFQSDAKEILSNIDLDEPIEGLHLTVPKIGDKRKLVELSLKNAMYYKKEKALLSGKAEEKKNRVLLQLQKDLSLKDIPDHIECFDNSNIQGNYPVASMVCFLDGKPAKKEYRHFHVKTVEGPDDFASMTEIVGRRYGRLIKENKPLPKLIVIDGGKGQLSASVEALKSLGIYGQVPIIGIAKKLEEIYFPGDSFPLHIDKKSESLRLIQRTRDEAHRFAITFHRDIRSKDAFKTALDTIEGIGPSTSNKLLKHFKSLKKIREASEEDLAQIIGKDKANRVINFIKQESR from the coding sequence ATGCAAAGCCCTTCATACAGCCCTGAAGAATACAATAAACTCCCTGACGTACCAGGAGTCTATAAATACTACAACCAAGAGGAAAAACTCATCTATGTAGGCAAGGCAAAGAGCCTCAAAAAACGGGTGGCCAGCTATTTTGTAAAAAGCACTGGACTAAACCTTAAAACCCGACGAATGGTCAAAGAAATCCGTCGGATCGAGTTTACCATTGTCAATTCAGAGTTTGATGCATTACTGTTGGAAAACAACCTGATCAAAAAAAACCAACCTCGGTATAATATCCTCCTGAAGGATGACAAAACTTACCCCTATTTGCTGCTTACCAAAGAGCATTTTCCACAGCTCTACCCCACACGTAAACTTATTCCTTCCAGAGGCACCTATTATGGCCCTTTTGCGAGTGTCAAGGCGATGAACAACGTACTGGAGCTAATCAGGAGCTTATTCACCATACGCACTTGTAAGCTGGACCTAAACCCTTACAAAATTGCTGAGCAGAAATACAAAGTCTGTTTGGAATATCATATCGGAAACTGTTTGGGACCCTGTGAAGGCTTGCAGGGCGAACCGGACTACATGAAAGACATCGATCAGGCCAAGAACATCCTCAAAGGCAACCTCGGAGTGCCAAAGGCTTACTTTAAAAGCAGAATGCAGGAAGCTGCCGAGAACCTCGCTTTTGAGAAAGCACAACGGTTTAAGGACAAGCTGGACCTTCTTGAAAAGTATCAAGCCAAATCACTGGTCACCAATCCTCATGTGACCGATTTGGATGTATTTGCCATTGTCTCTGCAGATAAATTTGCCTTTGTCAATTACCTTAATATCAAAAATGGAGCGATCAACATCACCAAAACCGTAGAACTCAAGAAGAAACTTGACGAGACCGAACAAGAAATGCTGCTCACCGCCATCTTCCACCTGAAGGATCAGTTCCAAAGTGATGCCAAGGAGATCCTCAGCAACATTGACTTGGATGAGCCTATCGAAGGCCTGCACCTCACCGTGCCAAAAATAGGGGACAAACGAAAGCTGGTAGAACTTTCCCTTAAAAACGCCATGTATTATAAAAAGGAAAAGGCATTGCTCAGTGGTAAAGCAGAAGAGAAAAAAAACAGGGTATTGCTCCAGCTCCAAAAAGACCTTTCACTCAAGGATATTCCTGATCATATTGAGTGCTTTGATAATTCTAACATACAAGGTAACTATCCTGTTGCAAGTATGGTATGCTTTCTGGATGGAAAACCAGCCAAAAAAGAATACAGGCACTTCCATGTCAAAACAGTAGAAGGGCCTGACGACTTCGCCAGTATGACAGAGATCGTAGGCAGAAGGTATGGTCGTCTGATCAAGGAAAATAAACCCCTGCCGAAACTCATCGTGATCGATGGTGGAAAAGGCCAGCTTTCTGCATCTGTGGAAGCCTTAAAGTCCTTGGGCATCTACGGCCAAGTGCCCATCATCGGCATTGCCAAAAAACTGGAAGAAATCTATTTTCCCGGTGACTCTTTTCCTCTACATATTGATAAAAAATCCGAGTCATTACGTCTCATTCAGCGCACCAGGGACGAAGCTCACCGTTTTGCGATCACCTTTCACAGGGATATCCGTAGCAAAGACGCTTTCAAGACAGCACTTGACACCATCGAGGGCATTGGTCCCTCTACTTCCAACAAACTCTTAAAACACTTTAAATCATTGAAAAAAATCAGGGAAGCTTCTGAAGAAGATCTTGCCCAGATCATTGGCAAGGACAAGGCCAATAGGGTCATTAACTTTATAAAACAAGAAAGCAGGTGA
- the porN gene encoding type IX secretion system ring subunit PorN/GldN, giving the protein MMVIMLAVSPKVFGQTGSTSVDPSVSGDRQFQVDTVFSAHPIREDDKMYQIGVWRRVDLREKYNHPLYGTGDTKRNGIIYSIYKAVTEENAFELFADEEFTESLSIADFQNNFWMSANGDSIFVKNLYYLDFKEDFLFDKHHSQVKFDVKYIHLVMPSQTNANAGEKSIAYIRFKDFYEYFKNHPEARWINFSNTSKDLSYSQAFDLRLFKSVVRKYSNSENALIADMVDPNNPNPELQAYLDGLKFEYDLLEFENSLWEW; this is encoded by the coding sequence ATGATGGTGATCATGTTGGCTGTAAGTCCAAAGGTTTTTGGGCAGACAGGTTCCACGAGCGTAGATCCATCTGTAAGTGGAGACAGGCAATTTCAGGTAGATACGGTGTTTTCTGCCCACCCAATCAGGGAGGATGACAAGATGTACCAGATCGGTGTGTGGAGAAGGGTAGATCTGCGAGAAAAGTATAACCATCCTCTCTATGGCACGGGAGATACCAAGCGTAATGGTATCATTTATAGTATTTATAAAGCCGTGACTGAGGAAAATGCCTTTGAGCTATTTGCCGATGAGGAATTTACCGAGTCACTTTCCATCGCTGATTTTCAGAATAACTTCTGGATGTCTGCCAATGGTGACAGTATCTTTGTGAAGAACCTTTATTATTTGGACTTTAAAGAAGATTTCTTGTTTGACAAGCACCATTCGCAAGTGAAATTTGATGTGAAGTACATCCACTTGGTGATGCCTTCACAGACCAATGCCAATGCTGGCGAAAAGAGCATCGCTTATATTCGGTTCAAGGATTTTTATGAGTATTTTAAAAATCATCCGGAAGCTAGGTGGATTAACTTCAGTAATACTTCCAAAGACCTTTCTTACAGCCAAGCTTTTGACCTAAGATTGTTCAAATCGGTGGTTAGGAAGTATTCCAATTCGGAAAACGCCCTGATAGCTGATATGGTCGATCCAAATAATCCTAACCCTGAGTTACAGGCTTATTTGGATGGTTTGAAGTTTGAATACGATCTACTCGAATTTGAAAACAGTCTCTGGGAATGGTGA